A segment of the Solanum lycopersicum chromosome 9, SLM_r2.1 genome:
TATCgtagaaattattttataaggtgtataaaaataatattgaatatgatatattagtaatataaggtgtataaaaataatattgaatatgataTATTAGTAATATCAGATTAATTatatagatattatttttactaattatttggttatgtttatattaaattaatagggcaattaaaatagaaatcaatactATGTAGTGTTAATATCATGATTTTCTATGTATAAAGATTAATATAGGATGTATATACATAGATTAAAACTAATTGTTTTGCACTATTCcttgttgttctttttttttcttatatattttaattagtttttggaTAAGTTAAAAGCTTACATggaatcatctttgaaattttgtgaTAGCAAGGAAACTAAATTAACTACTCATTTTCTTGTTGAAGTGGTAAAACTGTAGTTAGTTGCTAATTGAAAGTTTTAAGGtttattattaatcaaaattaactaaGTCCTGGTTGCCCTAGCTgctacttattatttttatgctatttgatattctacctttccatttttTCCGCTTCATCGATGACTCAAATTTATAACCTTAAAGTTGAAATTGGAAGAATCTTCGGCTAATTATTGAACACAAGATGTGTGAAAATAGGCTAAGCCAATCCAAACACTTATAAGATGgagagttataatttttttaatctaatcGGATCGCAACACAAGAAATTTTTGTCAATGATCTCCttttaagataattatttagtaaataatcatttttttaatttctcttacgatatcaaaatttgatatgagtCGTAATGTTagacaataatataatattttatcaataaagttGAGAAAACATTATATTTGAATCTATCAAACATTATTTAGCACTACTTAGTAGTTAAAATTAGGTCATTGTgaactttcaaatttttttctctctctttcacaTTTACTTTACTGtaaaaaacttaatttatttctttttcttctctcatcctctaattttattattttcaaataatacttTTTTTGGTTGGTTTGAGTTTTTTGGTCATCATAAGCAGGTGAAACCTAGCTGGCAAGAAGGAGAGTTTACCACAATGAACTATTCAACCactgaattattattattattatgaatatcaaATTGCACTTTGATGTGAAATGTGTGTTATTTATTAATCCAACTTGCTTGtgaaacttaaaaataaatatattttttggataTATTCTAAAGTCAATAATACTTTGGTTGGAATTTAGCAAAAAAGGAAACTATATATTTGCCTAAAAATGTAATATGCATGCTTAGAGTTGAGGGAAAAAGTCATTAGtagaaataaataatcatatattaacgtatttttttaaataaaaaaatgatgttaAGTGGAAATACGTACATTATTTTCACTTGTTATTATATGAATTAGAACGTAAGGtgattaattataaaatgacaaaatataaagttctaataatttttcaaaatagtaactttttcttgaatttgaccAATTCTTAAAGTTGAACACTTTTGAAGTCAACTACCAAATCTGAAAGACCAAATTAAAttggaagcaaaaaaaaaaaacgagattttaattaaaatttcataagaaaACGTGACAATTAATATGGAACATTGGTAGTAATTATTGCtataaatttatactatatgtTAACTTGTTTTAGATGCACCTATATGATGAGGTATACTTTTATCTCCAATTCTTAGTGTAGTTTATTCAGGGTTAATGAATTTCGATCATCTAatgtcaataatattttttcatttaaagctcaatattttattcaattagTTGTAGGTTAGGATATCCATTTCacgatttttctctttttcctttttctctccATCCTGTGTGTACCTGTTTGATATTTACTTTAGAAACtcactaatttaaatttgtatcaaGAAGATCCTCTACTAGTTATAAAATGTTCCGAtcaaagataattttaatatatttgtcaGCTCACTACGGTCTAATTAATCTAATGGTGTATCTTCCTTCACCTTTCTCCAATTTAcatatctataaaaatatattttttttaaaaaataagggtaggcaaaaaaaaaaaattagacttaatcaaaataataaagttaggTGTATAAGTTGATTACGTTTAAGAGTGGTTGAAGAAGGAGAAAAATGGCTATATTTGACATACCACTATCCATATTACATATATAAGATCCTTTCATTGTCTCTTTTGGCTTGGCATATATATATGTCtaagaatatttaatttgacttttatttAGTCAATATATTATCGATATAatacatcaataataataaactaaaaaaatgaagagttcTTTTTAGAAACCCTAGTATAATTATAACCTGACACTGTTATAACATTTTCCTCGATTACTATCTAAGTGTGCATTGAATAAATCTTTTACTGTATAATAGTCTACAGATCACATAAAATGGTGTAAACCGCACTATATAAGCACTACGCATAGGGTAGATTCATAATGCATGGAACgaatatgttattttcttgaaatttgaaacctaaggtttatattcataatattttaggTCAATTTGAAGCTTAATTTTCAAAACTAATGTCTCTTCTAGAAGAAGAAACAACAACAGTACTGGAGAAATTTTACATGACATGATGGTCtttgttttattaattattagtaaTCAAGTTGTGATATATATTAGTGGGgaaaaaatagtattaaataagaactctttttttaaaaaaaatatttttcttgttatgtCGGAGAATAAGctttgatataattatatcaataatatagGCAAGTTGTGAAGCTTTAGAATAAGGTTGTTCAACCAACAATTAATATGCATTATATACTACAAAACAATGATTTGGGCTTTAGTTCCTACATGATCAAATAAATCTTTATTTATGTTAACACTCCAACTTCCAATATATAGTTTTGGGGGAACATTTGTTAGATTGTTTAGCCAACCACACAAACCTAATTATGTAGTTAacaaaaaattgtatgattatttattttttattttttttatctggTGTCCAATACTCATATTATAATATGTCCTTTGACTCTTTGTCATTTGTTAATGACTAAAAACGTTTCGTATTATAACATGCATCGATGCATAATTCAGACAAATCTAAGGATCTCTATCATCTACCCGACTACTTATGTGCTATTGTTACTTATAATATCTGATAGTTTTTATACGATCATGGAGTTAATACTCCATTGTTGCAGATTTCTGCAACACTAAGGAAATGGCAGTAAggaacatgaagaagaagaagaagaagctgatagattttcatatatttcaagTATACAATAATGACTCCTATTTATAGGAATCATGTCACTTCTATTTGATCACACTTTTGGAGTGGAAGTTAGTTACAACTAACTACAAGTTGCCTAACTACTTCCATGACTCCTAACTAACTAATACTAACAAACTCAACTACTTATTGGACTTATGTAATTCCAATactccccctcaagttggaATCTCTATAGACATTAAAGACTCCAAGCTTGTCGATCAATTCAAGATGATGAGATTTGGTTAGAAGATCTGCTAATTGCTCCTTTGTGTTGATATATTCTGTATGTATCATAccacttttgatttttttccctcacaaaatgacaatcaatctcaatgtgcttggttctttcatgaaaaataggattAGCTCCAATTTGAATTGCAGCCTTACTATCACAGTGCAATTTTACAGGAACTATCACATTCACATTAAGTTCTTTCAATACTCCAAGTAACCAAGATATTTCTGATACTGCAGCTGCCATGCTTCTATACTCAGCTTCTGCTGAACTTCTGCTGACTGTATGTTGCTTCTTGGATTTCCAAGAAATGAGTGAATTCCCTAGCTTGATTACATACCCTGTCACTGACCTTCTTGTGTTTGGACATGCTGCCCAGTCTGAGTCACAGAATGCCTCCATTTTATTGCTGTCTTCACTGCTAAGCAGTATTCCTTGTCCTGGACATCCTTTAATATATCTAACCAATCTCAATGCAGCTTCCCAGTGAGACACCTTAGGTTTTTGCATGAACTGTGATAAAACTTGTACAACAAAACATATATCAGGTCTAGTAGTTGTTAAGTATAACAACCTACCAATTAATCTCTGATATGCAGTAATATTTGCATATAAAGGATCATCTGTCTTTGCAGTGGCTTCATCATATTCAACAGTAGTTAATTTGACACCTGATTCTAAAGGTGTGCTTGCTGGTTTTGAACCTCCAAGACCACAGTCAGAAATCAACTCCAGTGCATACTTTCTTTGGCTAAGAACAAACCATTTCTTGATGTTAGTACTTCAATACCAAGAAAATACTTTAgatcaccaagatctttcattttgaagttACTATGCAATGTAGCCTTTAGATCCTCAATTAGAACACTGCTATTTCCAGTTATAAGAAGATCATCTACATAGATCAACACTGCTGCAATATCATCTCCAACCATCTTTGTGAAAAGAGAATGATCATAAGAACTTTGAGAATAACCAGCAGTAACTAGAGCCTCAGTTAGCTTAAGGTTCCATTGCCTAGAAGCTTGTTTCAAGCCATATAAAGACTTCAACAATTTACAGACTTTGTTCTCCCCCTGCCTCTGAAATCCTTGAGGCAAGTCCATGTATACTTCTTCATTGAGATCACCTTGAAGGAAAGCATTATGAACATCCATTTGAAAAAGAGACCAACCATGGGATGCTGCAACACTAATCACAGTTCTCACTATGACCATCTTAGGTACTGGAGAAAATGTTTCATGATAGTCCAACCCTTCTTTTTGATTATAGCCTTTGGCAACTAACCTTGCCTTGTACCTTTCCACCTCACCATTGGCCTTAAGTTTAACTTTATAAACCCATTTTGAACCAATAGGGTGTTTACCAGATGACAAATCTACTATTGCCCAGGTATTGTTTTGCTCTAAAGCCGCTACTTCAGACTGCATTGCATCCACCCATTGTTGGTGTTTGGAGGCTTCCTTAAAGCTGGTGGGTTCCACTATAACTGAGAACCCcttgataaaattttgataagaCGGTGTCAAGAGATCATATGACAAATTATTAGCAATAGGATATGAACAAGTCATATTAGACTTAGTTGAAATTATGTAATCTTTATGCCAAAGAGGAGGCCTAGAATGTCTAGCAGTTCTTCTAGCAGGTGTAAGATCACCATCACTTGTGATTTCACTATGTTGTGGCTCCAACAGATTACTCTCTAAAGAAGCATCAACTTCTGATTGTATAAGATTGATCTCCTCAACATGATCTTCAATAGAATCTACAGAATTTGAAGGTATATTATCATCTGCATGATCAAACATGTCCATTTGTATGGGAGCAGATGATACTTCTTCTGTGATAACATCTTTGAAAGGAAATGAATCTTCCATGAATGTAATTTCCCTGCTCACTGATATGACATGAGTCTCCAAATCCATGACTTTATATCCTTTTTGTGTATCTGAGTACCCAATGAAGACTGATCTTGTTGCTCTTGGAGCAAATTTATCTCTTCTTGGCAAAACTgatacaaaacataaacatcCAAACACCCTCAAATGTTCTAGATTAGGTGCTCATTTATAAAGAAGTTCATATGGTGACTTCCTTGTAATACAGTTGTAGGCATTCTGTTTATCAGATAAGCTGCAGTTTTAACAcaatttccccaaaatctgataggAATTTCACTGTGAAACTTTAGTGCTCTGGCTACATTTAATATGTGTCTATGCTTTCTTTCAACAACACTattttgttgaggtgtataAGCACATGAACTCTGATGAACTATTccaagagaagaaaacaaaacacTGCATGGAACgaatatgttattttcttgaaatttgaaacctaaggtttatattcataatattttaggTCAATTTGAAGCTTAATTTTCAAAACTAATGTCTCTTCTAGAAGAAGAAACAACAACAGTACTGGAGAAATTTTACATGACATGATGGTCtttgttttattaattattagtaaTCAAGTTGTGATATATATTAGTGGGGGgaaaaatagtattaaataagaactcaatttaaaaaaatatttttcttgttatgtCAGAGAATAAGctttgatataattatatcaataatatagGGCAAGTTGTGAAGCTTTAGAATAAGGTTGTTCAACCAATTAATATGCATTATATACTACAAAACAATGATTTGGGCTTTAGTTCCTACATGATCAAATAAATCTTTATTTATGTTAACACTCCAACTTCCAATATATAGTTTTGGGGGAACATTTGTTAGATTGTTTAGCCAACCACACAAACCTAATTATGTAGTTAacaaaaaattgtatgattatttattttttatttttttaatctgatGTCCAATACTCATATAGAATATGTCTTTTGACTCTCTGTCATTTGTTAATGACTAAGAACGCTCCGTATTATAACATGCATCGACGCTTAATTCAAACAAATCTAAGGATCCCTATCATCTATCTGACAACTTATGTGCTATTGTTACTTATAATATCTCTTTTCTTACTGAATTTCGAGCTAGTATTAGTTTTCCTAAAGACCACTTAATAAGAGATTTCgacttttaggaaaaatttatataattaataataattctacgttattttttttaactagaGCCACATTAAATAACAGGTAGGACAATTTATAAAGCTAAAACTATTTCAAACGAGAAGCATATAATTTAGATATAATAGCTTTTTATGTAAATTAACTTcgatttttgaataatttataacACGCTTACTTTCATTAGAACATAAGATTTCCCTTTTATGTGGAGTTAGAAAATTTCATGTGATTatacacatttttatcttttttctagttaaatttaacattatttaaagggataatgtccaagtaccctctcaacctatgcccgaaatctcagaaacacacttatactatactaaagtcctattaccctgaacttattttattaataattttttacccctttgcggcctatgtggcactatcttgtgggcccaacgatagttgactttttttccaaaccagtgccacgtaggctaaaaaggggtagaaaattacttacaaaataagttcaggggtaataggaccttagtatagtataagtgtgtctctggaatttcgggcatagattgaggggtacttgtgcattatcccttattTAAATGAAGTATGACctacaataattaattttactaacATAAGAAAACTCATCAATAAGATAATCTCGACCTATGCCTTTTAAAGTCAAACCCAATGATATTTTCCACTTGTGTTCTTCCTAAGCTTTCAAGTAATCTTGAAGGGTATCTTCTCGATCCATTTTTTTCATcgctttttaattaaattcgtaAATGATATAAGCTGATTAGAAATAACTAGTTAATTCAAATTTACAATAAAATTGACAATTAAAAATGTTGAAAGTCCATGTAAGCAAGATTGACtggtaataattaaaataatattgtcattcaaataaaaaatctagGATTGGCATTTAAATTTaacaattgaaaatttaaataaaaaataaaagataaatatttttgttagaaattatcaatattttctCCCGAATCTCtctactttctttttttcatctaagatttctttagtttttcatcaatttcatgttgcaatgtcaatttctttttaaGATCATCATCGAATATTTGAagataaagattaaaaaatatcagTATTAAcgattaaaatttgatttcaatttatttttgttatgtttagTTATAATTAGTCCCAATGGATGTATCAAGTTTTGTTAGAAATATCTTAAAAggattttgaatatatttctaGATGATTAATGGAGGATTTGACATACAGTACGGACTAAAAACTCGAATTTGAAGACAACTCCATCTCAAATGCACACATGATAGTGGAATCCATGTATCCCAATgaatatcattatatatataattgtatatccGTTTATCTCATATATATCATGTATACTaatataaattcatgaaattttatgTGTGATATATACTCATACACACAATATACATATGATATACACATCTTATAATTGTTACcaagattttttttgtattatttacaaaatatacaACATGATATATATGTGTGTCAAACacatttagatataatttttatttttaaaaaagttcaaatcATTTCTAATCTTTTATTTATGGCATTTTCCAAATGTTTTCAAACAATTTCAACTATACTCACTCATAGATGTTAAATCCAAACACAAGGACAAGGAGCCGAGGATGCAACAATGgataagaagaaagaaggaaaattaGGAATTTTTTAGACAAATTCtagattgttttatttatttcaagtttTAAAGTAGGAAaattaggaatttttttttactaaaggTATAGTTTTTGAGTAATAATTTGTTAAACTTTATGGATAACTCTTATATTGTATCTACTCTAGTGCTTCTACCAgtacaatcttttttttttttttatgacatacatattaagttcatttaatattttctctattGCTATTTATATGTTATCATTTTGGATTTCACGTGGATTAAGAAACtaagtaaatttattattttatccttatttaaCTTTTGAAACTCAAGTTttcaatcaataaatataaattaattttatttgataaattaatttaatcagtGAACATAAATCATTTGCTTAGCTTTTCTAAGttgatgaaatatataatttcaagaCGTACAAACATTATGaatcaatatttataaaaatgaatgaCATATAAAAAGGAACGGCAATTGTTGAGTGGGGCCCAAAATTGGAAATGTGGCAAAATTAAGGGAGCAAAATTTAGAACAAACATGTTGAAGTAGAACAGAGCAACAAAGATCTGAGAAAACCCTAGTAAACCCAAAAAACCTCCATAGCCAAGAAGCAAATTGCTGTGATAGAGAAGATGGGAGAATCAGATGCAAAAGCAGAGACATCACTGAAAGATCAGGGAAATGAATTCTTCAAAGCTGGGAATTATCTCAAAGCGGCAGCTTTGTACACTCAAGCCATCAAGAAAGACCCATCAAACGCCACTCTTTACAGGTATGTATTCACTTCCTAGATGCATTTTTTTCTGTCAAAGATGTAATCTTGGCTTGTGGGGTTTGTTCATTTTGTGCTGAAAAGTTTGTCATATCACTTGTATGTAATTGTTGGCTACTCAAAATTGATGTTATAGTATTTAGTATGCATTTCATCTTGCCTGTGACTTTGTGGTTGGTTCTATTTCAATTGTGTCTATCCTGCTtttggattttgtggttggctACTCattcttttctccttttgtAATATGATCTGTCCTTTTATAATATGATTTGTCGTTTCCAATGCCGTTAAttacttttagtttttctttttaaaggaaAGTTTCCCCTCTGCCTATGCAGTTAGCTCGATTCTAGGTATAGCTCTTAATGGACACGTAACCATAGGCTGGACTAGTCTTTTTATCTCAGGCTGGTAATCCTTACCAAATAAGCAATTGCAATTGCTAAAAGCAACCTATTTCATTCCCTTTTTGGCGTACTTCGTCTTCTCCTTTTCTTCTGTCTATCCATGACGAGATTGTTGGGGTGCCATTGCCTGTATTTGTTTTTATCTACTAATATGTCTATGTTGATTGATCGTTTTTCTACAATAGAATTGTTAATGGACTCCTAAGTTATGTTCAAAATGCAGCTAATTAACTTCAAGAAGTTAGGGGACTatctaattatttgaaaaataaatgaaaattattggtCTAAACAGAGTTACTGTCAAAGTAAATCTTACATTTGGCAGAAAAGGAATTTTACGTGTAAAGAAATGTATGGAATTTGTGGTTAGTTATGTGTTGGCTTTTGTTCAATTGAGAACCTAGTAAACCGGAGAATCTTAGCAGCTCAGTTGGTACTGAACTTTCACCTTATTGGTGAGGGTTCGATGCCCCACCTTGTAATCTCCTCCCCCATTTCCCTTTctattaaaaacaaaagaagagagAACCTAGAAACCACTACACGTAGAAATGACTTAGTTGTTAACCATATTAGTATATTTTTCTTACTATTAAGATGTTTCAGATTTTAGAGAACACATTTAAATTGTGAGGCATTCGTCGTCACTTTCCTAGTGCCTTTAAAAGCGAAAAGCGACAAGATCTATGGGGCTTGAAGCAAAAAATGATAACTAAAAGCGCAAACTTCTAGAAATGAAGCGGACAATTTTTGGAAGACAATAAGTATCAActatatatgaataattaacCTAACTAATTAGTATCCAATATTCAGTAATACAGATATTGATCCATTTCTCAAGAATTGAGATTTAAAGAACCAACTGCTTCTTGTTGGGATCACTTTGTGTCATTGTTTGACATGTACTCTTCTTATAAGTGCATTTGCTTTGCCCTTGAAGGGATAGCTTCTCGCTTAGCTTAACAATGGCTATTAATAACATTGATTCTCCCCTCCTTGAAGTCTTCTATTCCatgttgcttggactcttcaaaaatgccgACGGGTGCATGtcagatcctccaaaaatagtgtatttttgaaGGATCTGACACAGGTGCCGCAACATTTTTAGAGAGTCTGAGCAACTTAGCTTTTATTAGAAAGTTTTGAGGTCTATTTCACACTTGCCAGCTAATTATTATAGATGTgcaatatataaattgattgtatctattttctttttcatagaaaatattattcattgATTCTTAATACTCGCGAAAATATACTGTTATAGATGTGCAATATGTGGATTGATtgtatctattttctttttcatagaAGATATTACTCATTGATTcttgtttcataaaaaattaattgattgtACGCCATTTTTGGTGGACAAGATTCTAGGCTAGGACCTCCAATCAGGGCAATAGTACAACTATTTGTTTGTATTCTACATtcattaatttgataaatattaaagTTTGCAGTATACTTTTCATTAATGCTTCCTTTACGACAATTTTAGGATCCTCCTTCTGTTGATAATTGCTTATAAAGAACCAGAAAAGTAATACACACACATATCCAAATACATAAGTGGCCCCTTAAAGTAGTCCTAATTTTCTTATTCTATCGTTATATCTAGCTTGTGAAACTGACTATTGTTCCTTGTatacttttctctttcttcaactATGTACAGCAATCGCGCTGCAGCATTTTTGCATCTGGTTAAACTTAGCAAAGCACTTGCTGATGCCGAGATGACGATCAATCTGAAACCAGAGTGGGAAAAGGTATGCTCCAGAATATGCGTGTACTTCTTGTTATCAGAGCAAAGATTTTCTGCTTGTAAAATTACTCAATTGTACATGTAGGGTTATTTCAGGAAAGGATGCATACTAGAGGCTATGGAACGATACGAGGATGTATGTATAAATGTTTCCTCTTATTTATTGGATAACTTTCTTATGTTCTGgttttaatatatgttattgtgATGTAGGCCTTGGCTGCTTTCCGGATTGCATCAAAATACAACCCTCAAAGTTCGGAAGTATCCAAGAAGATAAAGACACTTACGCAGTTGGCTAAAGATAAGAAGCGCACTGAAGAACTGGAGAACATGAGAACCAATATTGACATGGCAAAACATTTTTATGCGTTGAAATCTGAACTGGTCAGTGTCTTCTGAATATATTTCGAGAGACATATCTGTATTGAaatgttaatgtatttggtCGTCCCTGgagctttaatttttttttctctatgaTTGTGGGTTGAATTTTTAATATGGTTTTGGTCAGTAGTACTTTTTATTCATGCAAACTGTGAAATATAACATATCTCCTCATGTAGGTAAGATACTTGTTGCATCACCAGCTGTGTGATATAGCCCTAAATCTAATTTCTGGAAAATGTCTTTCCAGGAAGTTCCCGCATGAGATGTACTAAGCTTGATCCTCCTTTTGCAGTCTGAAAAATATGGAGCTGAAGATGGCTGGAAAGAGTTTTTCTCATTCCATGTTGAAACAGTAGAGGGTGCAGTTAAGTCATGGCATGAAACTTCAAAAGTGGATCCTAGAGTTTATTTCCTTCTGAACAAGGAGAAGACAGACACGGAAAAGTACGCTCCAGCTGTTAATATAGATAAGGTGTTACAACTACTTCCAAAAATTCTCCTCATGCATTTTCCCATGGATTTCAGCCTTCTTCCTATATGTCTGAATTGAATTTGTGAGTTATAGGTACATTGTCAACTGCAGTTGGATATAACATATACTATCTAATTGTGTACTTTTATTCATGTGCTAGGCTTTTGAGTCACCCCATACGCACAGCAATTGTTTTGCATTTCTTCGACAGTATGCTGAAGATTCTTTCGCTCAAGCTGCGTGTTTAGTGACACCAAAAAGTATCATATCTTATCCACAGGTAAATTCAATCACTGAATACTCTTCCAGAagagcccccccccccccccccccaaaaaaaaaaaaaaaacacacacacacacacacaaatagaAAAAGATTAAAGTTTTTGCTTTCTTTCAACTCACTTTCTTCAATTTGTGATAAAAACACGAAAGTCGCATACAGATTTTGAGATTCTGCAATCAAGAGTCAATATTGTTTCTAAGAACACAGATAACCTCTTTAAGCAGTTTTTCATATGGATTCACACACTTTTAGCTGTATACAAATTAGTCTAGACACCATAATTATTAAAACAAGAGGTTATTAGCTTAATCTTATTCCAAATTAACCAATATTTGATCTCTGTGTATCTATAAGAAGCATAATAGGCTGTTAGAACTTAGAAGTCTTATCATGTGAAGATAATAATCTGTTAGTGACTATATTTGTGTCAACTGAAGGGGAACCTTGGAGCAATAGTAAAGTTGTCTTCGTGTGACCTAGTCACGGGTTTGAGCCGGGGAAGCAGCCATTAAGGCTTGCATCGGGGAAGGTGTATACATCATATCCCTTGGGGTTCGGCCCTTTCTTGGACCCTGCCGACGCGGGATGGTTCGTGCTCCGGGCTGCCTTTTACTGTAATTGTGTCATCTGATTTGTCTATGCTCTATGAATACTGGAGTTGGTTCTATACTCCCATTCTACAACTTAATCTGATTAAAATGCCCTGACCTTTGTAGGTTTGCATTTTAATTCAATTAGCATCGATACTTGTAGATTTGCATTTAATTTGTGCTTTGTTCTATTAGCATCGTAGTAAGTCACGATCAAAGCAAAGAAAAAGATGCCAAAAATGATTCACTTTAGCTTTTAGCTCACTTAGCTTGGTTCAGACAAACACAAGCCAAAGGAAGTTGAAATCAAGGATGAACTTGACTTGTATCTTTGGTAGAGTGGTAATGGTGATCTTGACCATTGATGGTTTAGTATCATGTTAGTGTCTGGTGTGAATCAAAGACAGCATTGTTTTTATATATGCAGTTTTTGCAATTGATCTATTCTTTGACGATTTTTGACCCTCACTGATGTGATCTGTCAGGTTTGGAAAGGTCAAGGATCAAGAAAGTGGAAGCATGGTCAAAATGATGGAATTTTCGTCCAATTTGAATCTCCTCTAGTGCGGAAGTTGTGGTTTATCCCTAGCTCCACTGAGAAAGGCAAAACATTATGCAGGTCTGCTCCCTTTGTCTTAGCAATAACACAGCTTACAcagaaagtgattttttttggaTGTCACAGGCATGCATTTGTGTATGCACCTTatctattttaataaaatgCATT
Coding sequences within it:
- the LOC101253624 gene encoding uncharacterized protein, producing MGESDAKAETSLKDQGNEFFKAGNYLKAAALYTQAIKKDPSNATLYSNRAAAFLHLVKLSKALADAEMTINLKPEWEKGYFRKGCILEAMERYEDALAAFRIASKYNPQSSEVSKKIKTLTQLAKDKKRTEELENMRTNIDMAKHFYALKSELSEKYGAEDGWKEFFSFHVETVEGAVKSWHETSKVDPRVYFLLNKEKTDTEKYAPAVNIDKAFESPHTHSNCFAFLRQYAEDSFAQAACLVTPKSIISYPQVWKGQGSRKWKHGQNDGIFVQFESPLVRKLWFIPSSTEKGKTLCRDPVPLDISAHEILPRVFKQE